The Candidatus Omnitrophota bacterium genomic sequence GATGCTGCCTGCCGATAGGTATAGACCTGACGAATATTACCCTGCCTTTAAGAATAACATTGAAATCGGTAAAATCCGAATCGATATGGATGAGCCCCACAGGAGCGCTGTGCGATTCCAGCCTCAATATCCTGTTTGACGCCCAGGCCAGCCCCTCCGGGGCAAAGAGCACTTTTTTTATCCTTAACCCGGCCTTTTCCAGCATCTCCAGCTGTTTCCGGACTATCTTGGAATTAATGATGACCATAAGTATCTTGGTGTAATTTTTCTTATAAACGCCGATATCGATATGATCGACGATGACCTCTTCGCGCGAATAAGGGGTATGCCGTCCCGCCTGCAGGCTGATGATCTCCTTTATTTCCTGGGGATTGACCGACGGGACTTCAATATTCTTGGTGATCACCACCTGGGATGAGATCACAGTGATGATCTCAGGGGCCCTGGCTTTAGTTCCGGAGTAAAAATCAAGTATAGCCTTGACGATATCGGCGTCAGCCAGACCGGTCGTCGGCACGATCTTGACGCTGACCAGCTCTTTCTTCTGCCGGCTCATCCGCATAAAACATAGTCTCAGGGTATTGACGCTGAAATCTATGCCGACCACCTCGCGGATCTTCGCCCCGAAAGGGCTCTTTATATTCCTCATTGGACCATTGGACATCTTTTATCCTTCCCTGCAGTATAAAACCCGGCCCGACCGGTCGATCACGAAATCGATCTCATTCGTATCCCTGCGGCTGTTAAGCCTGGCCCGGCTTTTGCCCCTGAAGACACTCGAGCGGACAGTTATCGACTGCGTTACCACGGAACTAAGCGCGGCTATTTGATTTACCGTCATACTGTAATTCCGGCTCAATTCAGGGACGATATTGCCGATACTCTCGAAATAGTTATCATCCGCGGTCAGGTTTATTCCGTCCTTCCCCGCGCGAAAAAACATTATATTCTCCGCCACATTCGCATCTATGCCCAGAGCCATTAATACCGTCTTAGGCGCGGTATTGATGTTGACCTTGCCGCTGCTATAAATTGTAATATAAGCTTTTATTTTCTCAAAGATATTTTCATTGAATCCCCGCACAAGAAGCAATTCCTCCAGGACCTGTAATCCGGCGTCTTTGGATTCATAAGGATATATCCCGGAACGGTAAAAGCTGTCTTCCGCGCTCCTGTCGGAAAGGATCAGGCTGCTGTCTGCGTCGCGCCAATCCATAACCGAGGCAGCCAGGCCTTCGGCGTCGGATTCATCCGCGTTCAGGGCTAAATAAAAAAGCCGTTTCAAGACCTTAAAATCAACGGCGTTTATGTTCACCCTGCTTTCTTCATCGACCATTCCGTAGCGCCTGCGCACCTCGCCTGAACCGGAGTCCGTATAGTCATAATAGATATCGAATACCCCGTCGGACATCGCGACGTTGCGAAAGGCGCCGGGATTATCGCACCAAGGGTCGTTCAGGGCGTCATAATCTTTTTCGTCTTCCTTCCTCAATTCCACGGCGGCCTTGATCATGCCCGCCTGGGCTATAAGATGCAATTTACCGCGCTCCTCAAGCCTTTTTATCAGGACCAGCTTCTGCCTGACCTGATAACCGATGATCACGGCAAAGGCGGAAAGAATGCACAATGACCAGAGCGCGACGATCAATATCAAGCCTTTATTTCCCTGCCGGGGCCTGCGCCCCGGGCCCAATATGCCCCTGCTCATTCTTTCAACTCCCCGCTGACCGGAATACTCACTGTTTTATTGAACGCATATCCCCCGGACCCCGAACCCAGCCCCAACTCCATCCGGACCGCGTCAGGAAGCCTGTCCGCCG encodes the following:
- a CDS encoding general secretion pathway protein GspK; its protein translation is MSRGILGPGRRPRQGNKGLILIVALWSLCILSAFAVIIGYQVRQKLVLIKRLEERGKLHLIAQAGMIKAAVELRKEDEKDYDALNDPWCDNPGAFRNVAMSDGVFDIYYDYTDSGSGEVRRRYGMVDEESRVNINAVDFKVLKRLFYLALNADESDAEGLAASVMDWRDADSSLILSDRSAEDSFYRSGIYPYESKDAGLQVLEELLLVRGFNENIFEKIKAYITIYSSGKVNINTAPKTVLMALGIDANVAENIMFFRAGKDGINLTADDNYFESIGNIVPELSRNYSMTVNQIAALSSVVTQSITVRSSVFRGKSRARLNSRRDTNEIDFVIDRSGRVLYCREG